In Methylobacterium aquaticum, the following are encoded in one genomic region:
- a CDS encoding ABC transporter ATP-binding protein has protein sequence MTLILESVTKRVGPETHIRDVSLALPKGSLNVLLGQTLAGKTTLMRLMAGLEAPSEGRIIADGKDVTGLPVQRRNVAMVYQQFINYPSLTVYENIASPMRVAGVAKAEIEARVQEAAGLLRLTPYLKRKPLELSGGQQQRTAIARALCKRADLVLMDEPLANLDYKLREELREELPRIFAATGAIFVYATTEPAEALMLGGRTATLHQGRVTQVGPTPDVYRRPDDLITAKVFSDPPLNTLGVVKAGGRITLPTGGQVRATGPLAGVPDGAYTIGFRAHHLALDPLPGEGIALPATVSVAEITGSESYVHVDAGESRLIALVPGVRRLEPGTAVTVHLDPRHVLVFDDNGRTAALDLPAAA, from the coding sequence ATGACCCTGATCCTGGAGAGCGTCACCAAGCGGGTCGGCCCCGAGACGCATATCCGCGACGTGAGCCTCGCCCTGCCCAAGGGTTCGCTCAACGTGCTGCTCGGCCAGACGCTCGCCGGCAAGACCACCCTGATGCGCCTGATGGCCGGGCTCGAGGCGCCGAGCGAGGGACGGATCATCGCCGACGGCAAGGACGTGACCGGGCTGCCGGTGCAGCGCCGCAACGTCGCGATGGTCTACCAGCAATTCATCAACTACCCCTCGCTCACGGTCTACGAGAACATCGCCTCGCCGATGCGGGTCGCCGGTGTGGCGAAGGCCGAGATCGAGGCGCGGGTGCAGGAGGCGGCGGGGTTGCTGCGGCTCACCCCCTACCTGAAGCGAAAGCCCCTCGAACTCTCGGGCGGCCAGCAGCAGCGTACCGCCATCGCCCGGGCCTTGTGCAAGCGCGCCGACCTCGTGCTGATGGACGAGCCGCTGGCCAACCTCGACTACAAGCTGCGCGAGGAACTGCGCGAGGAACTGCCGCGCATCTTCGCCGCCACAGGCGCGATCTTCGTCTACGCCACCACCGAGCCGGCCGAGGCCCTGATGCTCGGCGGGCGCACCGCCACCCTGCACCAGGGCCGCGTCACGCAGGTCGGCCCGACGCCGGACGTCTACCGCCGGCCCGACGACCTCATCACGGCAAAGGTCTTCTCCGACCCGCCGCTCAATACGCTCGGCGTCGTGAAGGCCGGCGGCCGGATCACCCTGCCGACCGGCGGCCAGGTCCGGGCGACCGGGCCGCTCGCGGGCGTGCCGGACGGCGCCTACACGATCGGCTTTCGCGCCCATCACCTCGCCCTCGATCCCCTGCCGGGGGAGGGGATCGCGCTGCCGGCCACCGTCTCGGTCGCCGAGATCACCGGCTCGGAGAGTTACGTCCACGTCGATGCCGGCGAGAGCCGCCTGATCGCCCTCGTCCCGGGCGTGCGCCGGCTCGAACCCGGCACGGCGGTCACCGTCCATCTCGATCCCCGCCACGTCCTGGTGTTCGACGACAACGGCCGGACGGCCGCCCTCGACCTGCCGGCGGCCGCCTGA
- a CDS encoding ABC transporter ATP-binding protein — MARITLDHLAHAYGPNPQGPQDYALKEIDHVWRQGGAYALLGPSGCGKSTLLNIISGLVVPTRGRILFDDRDVTTVPTEGRNIAQVFQFPVVYDTMTVRENLAFPLKNRRVAPATIRSRVEEIAGLLDLTRVLDRRANNLTADMKQKISLGRGLVRPDVAAILFDEPLTVIDPHLKWQLRSTLKELHRKLDLTMIYVTHDQTEALTFADTVVVMHDGAVVQTGTPDELFERPAHTFVGHFIGSPGMNLLPAEVQGATATIEGHAIPLARHYPALPKGKRIELGVRPEYVHLAPKGLGLPVQVKRIDDIGRQRLARVELGGRALVATVAEGQSLDGNEAALTLDPRQIHIYADGALVPGEAA; from the coding sequence ATGGCCCGCATCACCCTCGACCATCTCGCCCATGCCTACGGGCCGAACCCGCAAGGCCCGCAGGATTACGCTCTCAAGGAGATCGACCACGTCTGGCGCCAGGGCGGTGCCTATGCGCTGCTCGGGCCGTCAGGCTGCGGCAAGTCCACGTTGCTGAACATCATCTCGGGGCTCGTGGTCCCGACCCGCGGCCGCATCCTGTTCGACGACCGCGACGTGACCACGGTGCCGACGGAAGGGCGCAACATCGCCCAGGTGTTCCAGTTCCCGGTCGTCTACGACACCATGACGGTGCGGGAGAACCTGGCCTTCCCGTTGAAGAATCGGCGCGTCGCGCCGGCCACCATCCGGTCGCGGGTGGAGGAGATCGCAGGTCTCCTCGACCTCACCCGGGTGCTCGACCGCCGCGCCAACAACCTGACGGCGGATATGAAGCAGAAGATCTCGCTCGGCCGGGGCCTCGTGCGCCCGGACGTGGCGGCGATCCTGTTCGACGAGCCGCTCACCGTCATCGACCCGCACCTGAAATGGCAGCTGCGCTCGACCCTCAAGGAGCTGCATCGCAAGCTCGACCTGACGATGATCTACGTCACCCACGACCAGACCGAGGCGCTGACCTTCGCCGACACGGTGGTGGTGATGCATGACGGCGCCGTGGTGCAGACCGGCACGCCGGATGAGCTCTTCGAGCGCCCGGCCCACACCTTCGTCGGCCACTTCATCGGCTCGCCGGGCATGAACCTGCTTCCCGCCGAGGTGCAGGGCGCGACCGCGACGATCGAGGGCCACGCCATCCCGCTCGCCCGGCACTATCCGGCACTGCCCAAGGGCAAGCGCATCGAGCTGGGTGTCCGACCCGAATACGTGCACCTGGCGCCGAAGGGGCTAGGGCTGCCCGTACAGGTCAAGCGCATCGACGATATCGGCCGCCAGCGCCTCGCCCGGGTCGAACTCGGCGGCCGGGCCCTCGTCGCGACGGTGGCGGAGGGCCAGAGCCTCGACGGGAATGAGGCGGCGCTGACCCTCGATCCGCGCCAGATCCACATCTACGCCGACGGCGCCCTGGTGCCCGGGGAGGCCGCATGA
- a CDS encoding carbohydrate ABC transporter permease, translating into MTKTVNQKAWLLVLPVFAVVAFSAVLPLMTVVNYSFQDTFGNNQFFWNGLGWFQELLDPSTQFGERFFDSLWRNLLFSAIILAIEVPLGIAVALSMPREGRSVAFCLVLMALPLLIPWNVVGTIWQVFARTDIGLLGATLNSLGIDYNYAGSALAAWVTIVTMDVWHWTSLVALLCYAGLKSIPDAYYQAARIDGASQWAIFRTIQLPKMRRVLLIAVLLRFMDSFMIYTEPFVLTGGGPGNATTFLSIDLVKLALGQFDLGRAAAMSLVYNLIILSVCWVFYTVMTNVDAGNRTVLADDPSDAAAAGSLPQATTIPLDRRAA; encoded by the coding sequence ATGACCAAGACCGTCAACCAGAAGGCCTGGCTCCTCGTCCTGCCGGTCTTCGCCGTCGTCGCCTTCTCGGCGGTGCTGCCGCTGATGACCGTGGTCAACTACTCGTTCCAGGATACGTTCGGGAACAACCAGTTCTTCTGGAACGGCCTCGGCTGGTTCCAGGAACTGCTCGACCCCTCGACCCAGTTCGGCGAGCGCTTCTTCGATTCGCTGTGGCGCAACCTGCTCTTCTCCGCGATCATCCTGGCGATCGAGGTGCCGCTCGGCATCGCGGTGGCGCTCTCGATGCCACGCGAGGGCCGCTCGGTCGCCTTCTGCCTCGTGCTGATGGCCCTGCCGCTGCTGATCCCGTGGAACGTCGTCGGCACGATCTGGCAGGTCTTCGCCCGCACCGATATCGGGCTCTTGGGCGCGACCCTCAACAGCCTCGGCATCGACTACAACTACGCCGGCTCGGCGCTCGCCGCCTGGGTCACGATCGTGACCATGGACGTCTGGCACTGGACCAGCCTCGTCGCACTGCTCTGCTACGCGGGTCTCAAGTCGATCCCCGACGCCTATTATCAGGCCGCCCGCATCGACGGGGCGAGCCAGTGGGCGATCTTCCGCACCATCCAGCTGCCGAAGATGCGCCGCGTCCTGCTGATCGCCGTGCTGCTGCGCTTCATGGATTCGTTCATGATCTACACCGAGCCCTTCGTGCTCACCGGCGGCGGGCCCGGCAACGCCACGACCTTCCTGTCGATCGACCTCGTCAAGCTGGCTTTGGGTCAGTTCGATCTCGGCCGGGCGGCGGCGATGTCGCTGGTCTACAACCTCATCATCCTGAGCGTCTGCTGGGTGTTCTACACCGTGATGACCAACGTCGATGCCGGCAACCGCACGGTGCTGGCCGACGATCCGTCGGATGCGGCTGCCGCCGGCAGCCTACCCCAAGCCACCACCATCCCGCTCGACCGGAGGGCCGCCTGA
- a CDS encoding carbohydrate ABC transporter permease: MRPRHVVMTLYLLFLMVPIYWLVNMSLKTNQEINSGMTLWPHAITFDNYIRIFTDPSWYGGYLNSLSYVAINTVLSIGLALPAAYAFSRYSFIGDKHLFFWLLSNRMAPPAVFALPFFNLYSAVGLFDTPWAVALAHCLFNVPLAVWILEGFMSGVPREIDETAAIDGYSFPRFFIKIFMPLIASGIGVAAFFCFMFSWVELLLARTLTSVDAKPIAATMTRTVSAAGMDWGLLAAAGVLTIVPGALVIWFVRNYIAKGFALGRV, translated from the coding sequence ATGCGCCCGCGCCACGTCGTGATGACGCTCTACCTGCTGTTCCTGATGGTCCCGATCTACTGGCTCGTGAACATGAGCCTGAAGACCAACCAGGAAATCAATTCCGGCATGACGCTCTGGCCGCATGCGATCACGTTCGACAACTACATCCGGATCTTCACCGATCCGAGCTGGTACGGCGGCTACCTGAACTCGCTGTCCTACGTGGCGATCAACACGGTGCTGTCGATCGGGCTGGCTCTGCCCGCGGCCTACGCCTTCTCGCGCTACAGCTTCATCGGCGACAAGCACCTGTTCTTCTGGCTGCTCTCGAACCGGATGGCGCCGCCGGCGGTGTTCGCGCTGCCGTTCTTCAACCTCTACTCGGCGGTCGGCCTGTTCGACACGCCCTGGGCGGTGGCGTTGGCCCATTGCCTGTTCAACGTGCCGCTGGCGGTATGGATTCTCGAAGGCTTCATGTCCGGCGTGCCGCGCGAGATCGACGAGACCGCGGCGATCGACGGCTATTCCTTCCCGCGCTTCTTCATCAAGATCTTCATGCCGCTGATCGCGTCGGGCATCGGCGTCGCCGCGTTCTTCTGCTTCATGTTCTCCTGGGTCGAGCTGCTGCTCGCCCGGACGCTCACCTCGGTCGACGCCAAGCCCATCGCCGCCACCATGACCCGCACGGTCTCGGCCGCCGGCATGGATTGGGGCCTCTTGGCTGCGGCCGGCGTGCTCACCATCGTGCCGGGCGCCCTCGTGATCTGGTTCGTGCGCAACTACATCGCCAAGGGCTTCGCCCTCGGCCGCGTCTGA
- a CDS encoding DUF2160 domain-containing protein, whose protein sequence is MPDFAWMAWTWQTAIFFAVIAGLLALMTALAVWRPETEQVGILRIPTTRGDRLFLTLVGTAFINLAWLGLVGPSLEWALALSLVYGAVMFRFA, encoded by the coding sequence ATGCCTGATTTCGCCTGGATGGCCTGGACCTGGCAGACCGCGATCTTCTTTGCGGTCATCGCCGGCCTGCTCGCCCTGATGACCGCGCTCGCCGTGTGGCGCCCGGAGACCGAACAGGTCGGGATCCTGCGGATCCCGACGACCCGCGGCGACCGGCTGTTCCTGACGCTGGTCGGGACCGCCTTCATCAATCTCGCCTGGCTCGGCCTCGTCGGCCCGAGCCTGGAATGGGCGCTCGCGCTCTCGCTCGTCTACGGGGCGGTGATGTTCCGCTTCGCGTAA
- a CDS encoding ABC transporter substrate-binding protein has translation MKRHRLLTAASALALSLAAGHAFAGMEEAKRWVDTEFQPSTLSKEEQLKEMQWFVDAAKPFAGMEINFVSETITTHEYEARTLAKAFSEITGIKLRHDLLQEGDVVEKIQTQMQSGKNIYDGWINDSDLVGTHFRYGQTVALSDFMKNEAKDVTSPTLDLDDFIGKSFGTGPDGKLYQLPDQQFANLYWFRYDWFTRADLKQKFKAKYGYELGVPVNWSAYEDIAEFFTNDVKEIDGVKVYGHMDYGKKDPSLGWRFTDAWLSMAGNGDRGLPNGKPVDEWGIRMEGCRPVGSSIERGGDTNGPAAVYSVTKYVEWLKKYAPPQAAGMTFSESGPVPSQGNVAQQMFWYTAFTADMVKPGLPVMNQDGTPKWRMAPSPKGPYWKEGMKLGYQDAGSLTLLKSTPLDRRKAAWLYQQFIVSKTVSLKKSHVGLTFIRESDIWDKSFTERAPKLGGLVEFYRSPARTQWTPTGVNVPDYPKLAQLWWQNIGDASSGAKTPQAAMDALANAQDDVMARLERSKVQGECGPKLNPKTSAEHWYEQAKKDGTLAPQRKLADEKPKGETIDYDTLIKSWPASPPKRG, from the coding sequence ATGAAACGCCATCGTCTTTTGACGGCCGCGAGCGCGCTCGCGCTCAGCCTCGCCGCAGGCCATGCCTTTGCCGGCATGGAAGAGGCCAAGCGCTGGGTCGACACCGAGTTCCAGCCCTCGACCCTGTCGAAGGAGGAGCAGCTCAAGGAGATGCAGTGGTTCGTCGATGCGGCGAAGCCCTTCGCCGGCATGGAGATCAACTTCGTCTCCGAGACGATCACCACCCACGAATACGAGGCCCGCACCCTCGCCAAGGCCTTCTCCGAGATCACCGGGATCAAGCTCCGCCACGACCTCCTGCAGGAGGGCGACGTGGTCGAGAAGATCCAGACCCAGATGCAGTCGGGCAAGAACATCTACGACGGTTGGATCAACGATTCCGACCTCGTCGGCACCCATTTCCGCTACGGCCAGACCGTCGCCTTGTCGGACTTCATGAAGAATGAGGCCAAGGATGTCACCTCGCCGACCCTCGACCTCGACGACTTCATCGGCAAGTCCTTCGGCACCGGCCCGGACGGCAAGCTCTACCAGCTGCCCGACCAGCAATTCGCCAACCTGTACTGGTTCCGCTACGACTGGTTCACCCGCGCCGACCTCAAGCAGAAGTTCAAGGCCAAATACGGCTACGAGCTCGGCGTGCCGGTCAACTGGTCGGCCTACGAGGACATCGCCGAATTCTTCACCAACGACGTGAAGGAGATCGACGGCGTCAAGGTCTATGGCCACATGGACTACGGCAAGAAGGATCCCAGCCTGGGCTGGCGCTTCACCGATGCCTGGCTGTCGATGGCCGGCAACGGCGACAGGGGCCTCCCGAACGGCAAGCCGGTCGACGAGTGGGGCATCCGCATGGAGGGCTGCCGTCCGGTCGGCTCCTCGATCGAGCGCGGCGGCGACACCAACGGTCCGGCCGCGGTCTACTCGGTGACGAAGTACGTCGAGTGGCTGAAGAAGTACGCCCCGCCGCAGGCCGCCGGCATGACCTTCTCGGAATCGGGACCGGTCCCGTCGCAGGGCAACGTCGCCCAGCAGATGTTCTGGTACACCGCCTTCACCGCCGACATGGTCAAGCCCGGTCTGCCGGTGATGAACCAGGACGGCACCCCGAAGTGGCGCATGGCGCCCTCGCCGAAGGGCCCGTACTGGAAGGAGGGCATGAAGCTCGGCTACCAGGATGCCGGCTCGCTCACCCTGCTGAAGTCCACCCCCCTCGATCGCCGCAAGGCGGCCTGGCTCTACCAGCAGTTCATCGTCTCGAAGACGGTCAGCCTGAAGAAGAGCCATGTCGGCCTCACCTTCATCCGTGAGAGCGACATCTGGGACAAGTCCTTCACCGAGCGGGCGCCGAAGCTCGGCGGCCTGGTCGAGTTCTACCGCTCGCCGGCCCGCACGCAGTGGACCCCGACCGGCGTGAACGTGCCGGACTATCCCAAGCTCGCCCAGCTGTGGTGGCAGAACATCGGCGACGCCTCCTCGGGCGCCAAGACCCCGCAGGCGGCGATGGACGCGCTCGCCAACGCCCAGGACGACGTGATGGCGCGCCTCGAGCGCTCCAAGGTCCAGGGCGAGTGCGGTCCGAAGCTGAACCCCAAGACCTCGGCCGAGCACTGGTACGAGCAGGCCAAGAAGGACGGCACGCTGGCCCCCCAGCGCAAGCTCGCCGACGAGAAGCCGAAGGGTGAGACGATCGACTACGACACCCTGATCAAGAGCTGGCCGGCCTCGCCGCCGAAGCGCGGTTGA
- a CDS encoding type II toxin-antitoxin system Phd/YefM family antitoxin — protein sequence MAYYRMEDAITRLPELLAKASAGEEVIITRLDEDLIQLIPTEPRPVTKEEMDRLRERRVTLSKPVDITAVVRQMRDEGL from the coding sequence ATGGCCTATTACAGGATGGAAGACGCCATCACCCGCTTGCCCGAACTCCTCGCCAAGGCGAGTGCGGGTGAGGAGGTGATCATCACACGTCTGGACGAGGATTTGATTCAGCTCATTCCGACTGAGCCGCGGCCGGTAACGAAGGAGGAGATGGATCGGCTTCGCGAACGGCGGGTAACTCTTTCCAAGCCAGTCGATATCACTGCCGTTGTCCGTCAGATGCGGGACGAGGGGCTGTGA
- a CDS encoding type II toxin-antitoxin system VapC family toxin, which translates to MIRIYCDTNVLLPAFVKEAESSRIEAWLLDPAVQPVFSDLVVLEFSATLSRLVRERKAKAEEAREVVGLFTSWREVRGRPLTITRQMFALARTIVEDATLGVRGPDALHLALLQVTGLPFATFDARLRRAADTIGLATLEPPPL; encoded by the coding sequence GTGATCCGTATCTACTGCGATACTAACGTCCTGCTTCCAGCTTTCGTCAAGGAGGCCGAAAGCTCAAGAATCGAGGCATGGCTGCTCGATCCGGCGGTCCAACCTGTCTTCTCCGATCTCGTCGTTCTGGAATTCTCAGCGACACTCTCCCGGTTGGTGCGTGAGCGCAAAGCGAAAGCCGAGGAAGCCCGCGAGGTCGTTGGACTGTTCACGTCTTGGCGCGAGGTCCGTGGCCGCCCGCTGACCATCACCCGCCAGATGTTCGCCCTCGCCCGCACCATCGTCGAGGATGCCACCCTCGGCGTGCGCGGTCCCGATGCCCTGCACCTCGCGCTGCTCCAGGTCACCGGCCTGCCCTTCGCCACCTTCGACGCGCGGCTTCGCCGGGCGGCCGACACGATCGGCCTCGCCACGCTGGAGCCGCCGCCCCTCTAA
- the glpK gene encoding glycerol kinase GlpK: MSSLILAIDQGTTSSRALLFRPDTSIAGLAQAEFPQHFPASGWVEHEPEDLWRTTLETCRAAMRQAGVTARDVAAVGITNQRETTLVWDKRTGEAVHRAIVWQDRRSAGICARLKEAGHEPAVTAKTGLILDPYFSGTKIAWILDNVPGVRARAEAGELAFGTVDSYLLWRLTGGRLHVTDATNASRTLLFDIHRGAWDDELMALLGVPASMLPEVRDSSGDFGETDPELFGTAIPIRGVAGDQQAATVGQACFRPGMVKSTYGTGCFALLNTGSQPVASKNKLLTTIAYQLDGKRTYALEGSIFVAGAAVQWLRDGLGIIESAAETGALAERADPAQDVYLVPAFVGLGAPHWEPDARGALFGLTRGTGPAELARAALESVCYQTADLLAAMRADWSDGEGSATVLRVDGGMVASDWTMQRLADLLAAPVDRPEVKETTALGAAYLAGLACGLYPEPEHFADHWRLERRFTPAMEPSLRERRLAGWRRAVSCLVGK; encoded by the coding sequence ATGTCCTCCCTCATCCTCGCCATCGACCAGGGCACCACCTCCTCGCGCGCCCTGCTGTTCCGGCCCGACACCTCGATCGCCGGCCTCGCCCAGGCCGAGTTCCCGCAGCATTTCCCGGCCTCGGGCTGGGTCGAGCACGAGCCGGAGGACCTCTGGCGCACCACCCTCGAGACCTGCCGGGCGGCGATGAGGCAGGCCGGGGTGACGGCCCGGGACGTGGCGGCGGTCGGCATCACCAACCAGCGCGAGACGACGCTGGTCTGGGACAAGCGCACCGGCGAGGCGGTGCATCGCGCCATCGTCTGGCAGGATCGGCGCTCGGCCGGGATCTGCGCCCGCCTGAAGGAGGCGGGCCACGAGCCCGCGGTGACGGCGAAGACCGGCCTGATCCTCGATCCCTATTTCTCCGGCACCAAGATCGCCTGGATCCTCGACAACGTGCCCGGCGTCCGCGCCCGGGCCGAGGCCGGCGAGCTCGCCTTCGGCACCGTCGATTCGTATCTCCTCTGGCGCCTCACCGGCGGCCGGCTCCACGTCACCGACGCCACCAACGCCTCGCGCACCCTGCTCTTCGACATCCATCGCGGCGCCTGGGACGACGAGCTGATGGCGCTCTTGGGCGTCCCGGCCTCGATGCTGCCGGAGGTGCGCGATTCGTCGGGAGATTTCGGCGAGACCGACCCGGAGCTGTTCGGCACCGCGATCCCGATCCGGGGCGTGGCCGGCGACCAGCAGGCGGCGACGGTGGGGCAGGCCTGCTTCCGGCCCGGCATGGTCAAGTCGACCTACGGCACCGGGTGCTTTGCCCTCCTCAACACCGGGTCGCAGCCGGTGGCGTCGAAGAACAAGCTCCTGACCACCATCGCCTATCAGCTCGACGGGAAACGCACCTACGCGCTCGAAGGCTCGATCTTCGTCGCCGGCGCCGCGGTGCAGTGGCTGCGCGACGGGCTCGGGATCATCGAATCGGCCGCCGAGACCGGAGCGCTCGCCGAGCGGGCCGATCCGGCGCAAGACGTCTACCTGGTGCCGGCCTTCGTCGGCCTCGGCGCGCCGCACTGGGAGCCCGACGCGCGGGGCGCCCTGTTCGGCCTCACCCGCGGCACCGGCCCGGCCGAGCTCGCCCGCGCCGCGCTCGAGAGCGTCTGCTACCAGACCGCCGATCTCCTGGCCGCGATGCGGGCCGACTGGTCGGACGGGGAGGGGAGCGCCACGGTGCTGCGGGTCGATGGCGGCATGGTCGCCTCCGACTGGACGATGCAGCGCCTCGCCGACCTGCTGGCCGCCCCCGTCGACCGGCCCGAGGTGAAGGAGACGACGGCGTTGGGCGCGGCCTATCTCGCCGGCCTCGCCTGCGGCCTCTACCCGGAGCCCGAGCACTTCGCCGACCATTGGCGCCTGGAGCGCCGCTTCACCCCGGCGATGGAGCCGAGCTTGCGCGAGCGCCGGCTGGCGGGATGGCGCAGGGCGGTGAGCTGCCTGGTGGGGAAGTAG
- a CDS encoding NAD(P)-dependent oxidoreductase, translated as MAKVAFLGLGVMGGPMARHLAAKGHDVTVYNRTRAKADDWVSAHGGKAAATPREAAEGQEIVFACVGNDDDLRQVTTGPDGAFAAMGKGAVFVDHTTASAEVARELSEAAGKAGFGFIDAPVSGGQAGAENGVLTVMCGGEPATFARVEPVIGSYARACRLLGPVGAGQLAKMMNQICIAGLVQGLSEAVHFGKQAGLDIEAVLDVISKGAAGSWQMENRGKTMNEGKFDFGFAVDWMRKDLSIVLAEARRNKAKLPVTALVDQFYAEVQSLGGGRWDTSSLIARLEK; from the coding sequence ATGGCAAAGGTCGCGTTTCTGGGTCTCGGCGTGATGGGGGGGCCGATGGCCCGTCACCTCGCCGCCAAGGGCCATGACGTCACGGTCTACAACCGCACCAGGGCCAAGGCCGACGACTGGGTGAGCGCCCATGGCGGCAAGGCCGCGGCGACGCCGCGCGAGGCGGCCGAGGGCCAGGAGATCGTCTTCGCCTGCGTCGGCAACGACGACGACCTGCGCCAGGTCACGACCGGGCCGGACGGCGCCTTCGCGGCGATGGGCAAGGGTGCGGTCTTCGTCGACCACACCACCGCCTCGGCGGAGGTGGCCCGCGAGCTGTCCGAGGCGGCGGGCAAGGCCGGGTTCGGCTTCATCGACGCACCCGTGTCCGGCGGCCAGGCCGGCGCCGAGAACGGCGTGCTCACGGTGATGTGCGGCGGCGAGCCTGCCACCTTCGCCCGGGTCGAGCCGGTGATCGGGTCGTATGCCCGCGCCTGCCGGCTGCTGGGGCCGGTCGGCGCCGGCCAGCTCGCCAAGATGATGAACCAGATCTGCATCGCCGGCCTCGTCCAGGGCCTGTCGGAGGCGGTGCATTTCGGCAAGCAGGCCGGGCTCGACATCGAGGCGGTGCTCGACGTGATCTCCAAGGGCGCCGCCGGCTCCTGGCAGATGGAGAACCGCGGCAAGACCATGAACGAGGGTAAGTTCGATTTCGGCTTCGCCGTCGACTGGATGCGCAAGGATCTGTCGATCGTGCTCGCCGAGGCCCGCCGCAACAAGGCGAAGCTCCCGGTGACGGCCCTCGTCGACCAGTTCTACGCCGAGGTGCAGAGCCTGGGCGGCGGGCGCTGGGATACGTCGAGCCTGATCGCGCGGCTGGAGAAGTAA
- a CDS encoding transporter substrate-binding domain-containing protein has protein sequence MSRLLSRLLLLTLLAAPPALAEDAPLPSPVRIATEGGRPPFNYVEDGKPAGFEVALAQALCAEAKLTCTIVLHQWDGIIKGLEAGEYDAIMAAMAITPKRAARIAFTRPYMRIPFAYVARRDTSLPNPGPATLRGRTIGVAAHGPQVAYLEQRVPGAEIRTFDTLADATLDLRAGRVDLVLGDKLELANFLARPEGEACCRFVGEVPAGEPLLGEGAGIGLRKGDTALRETFERALAALVADGRYDRLRATYIPFDTK, from the coding sequence ATGAGCCGCCTGCTCTCCCGCCTCCTGCTCCTGACGCTGCTGGCCGCCCCGCCGGCCCTCGCCGAGGACGCCCCCCTGCCCTCGCCGGTGCGGATCGCCACCGAGGGCGGCCGCCCGCCGTTCAACTACGTCGAGGACGGCAAGCCGGCGGGGTTCGAGGTCGCCCTGGCCCAGGCCCTGTGCGCGGAGGCCAAGCTCACCTGCACGATCGTGCTCCACCAGTGGGACGGCATCATCAAGGGCCTGGAGGCGGGCGAGTACGACGCCATCATGGCGGCGATGGCGATCACCCCGAAGCGGGCCGCCCGCATCGCCTTCACCAGGCCCTACATGCGGATTCCCTTCGCCTACGTGGCGCGGCGGGACACCTCGCTGCCGAACCCGGGTCCCGCGACCCTGCGGGGCCGCACGATCGGCGTGGCGGCGCACGGGCCGCAGGTCGCCTATCTGGAGCAGCGGGTGCCGGGCGCCGAGATCCGCACCTTCGACACCCTCGCCGACGCGACCCTCGACCTGCGGGCCGGCCGGGTCGACCTCGTGCTGGGCGACAAGCTCGAACTCGCCAATTTCCTCGCGCGGCCCGAGGGCGAGGCCTGCTGCCGGTTCGTCGGCGAGGTCCCGGCGGGCGAGCCGCTGCTCGGCGAGGGCGCCGGAATCGGCCTGCGCAAGGGCGACACCGCCCTGCGCGAGACCTTCGAGCGGGCGCTCGCCGCGCTGGTCGCGGACGGGCGCTACGACCGCCTCCGGGCGACGTACATCCCGTTCGATACCAAGTGA